From the genome of Methanofastidiosum sp.:
CGACGAGACGAAGCTGGATTGGAACGAAAAGTGACTTAATCCGCTAGAAACCAGCATTTTGTACTCCCTTTGTTACCACACGTTTTTTAATTTTCGATAATTGTCTTTAAATTTTCTGCATTAAACATCGAAACGGGAGAAATTACAACTTCATCAAGTGGAATATTTTCACCATATCTTTCTTTCATAATTGTTTTAACCAATTCATTGCTTAAATCGAATTCAGAAAGTTTTTGCAGTTCACCAATCTCAATTCCTGTCGCTTCCTTATACATTTTCCAGACTAATTCTGAACAGTACATCTTTTCGTCTGACCATTCAAAATGAATATCGTAATTTTTTCCTTTATATTTTTCACCAGCTTTCATTAACTTCTCAAGTGATTCTGAAGTTAAAACTTCATTTGCTTTCTTCAATCTTTTCACAACGAAATGCTTTTCTTCACCACGATTAATCCAATCTATCAATGGGGTTAACTTCACTGGTTGAACTGCTTCATAAACAAACAATTTTCCTTCTCTTTTATAAATAATCCCCATATGGCTATATTTCGAATTTGTTGCAGCTTGAATTGCTATACTTTGTCTTGATTTCGAAGTCTGGAAAATGATATCACCATTTTCTAATTCGTTATAGAGAAATTCATTTTCTAGAAGAACTTTCTCATTCTTAAAGATTTTTTCAAAATGAAAATAATCTACTCCAAGATAACCTATGATTATCAAAGATGAGAATGTTATCGCTATAATTATCTGTTTTTTCATCGTCATAAAATGTGTGGTAACGGCTGGGGTTTGATAAAGTGCAGGCGGTTGGAACATCGTCATCGTCCCACGATGAGAAAGCTGGATTGAAACGGTAAAGTTTCCTAATCCGCTGATAGCCTGCATTTTATTAAACCCTTGTTACCACACGTTTTTTATTCCTAGTTTATTAATTGTTTCAAAGTATGTTTTTATTGCTTTTTCATCGTCGTCATAAAAGTCTTCCCAAAATGAATATCTAGTTGGTTTGTATTTGGTTTTAGTCCATTCAAAGGGTTCAATAATAATTTCAGCAT
Proteins encoded in this window:
- a CDS encoding YiiX family permuted papain-like enzyme, translated to MKKQIIIAITFSSLIIIGYLGVDYFHFEKIFKNEKVLLENEFLYNELENGDIIFQTSKSRQSIAIQAATNSKYSHMGIIYKREGKLFVYEAVQPVKLTPLIDWINRGEEKHFVVKRLKKANEVLTSESLEKLMKAGEKYKGKNYDIHFEWSDEKMYCSELVWKMYKEATGIEIGELQKLSEFDLSNELVKTIMKERYGENIPLDEVVISPVSMFNAENLKTIIEN